The DNA window ACGAGACGTTCACCTACACGTTCGGCAACGCGAACTTCCACCTCACCGGGCTGGACCCGCGGATGGACATGGCGCTGCGCCTGCTCAAGTCGGACCTGTGCACGTCGCTGCATGTCTCCTTGCGGCTCGACTTCGACACGCACAACGGCGGCGGGCATGCGTTCAGCTGCGCGCATGGCCGCGGGCTGATGGACTGCATCGCGCGCTTCATGGGCGAGATGAAGAACACGCCCGCGCCGGGCAAGCCGGGCAAGACGCTGCTCGACGACTCCCTGGTCCTGGTGATGAGCGAGTTCGGCCGGAGCTGGGCCTCACGCGCGAACGACGGAAGCTACAACCTGCCGGACGACCACCACCCCTACACCTCGGTCGTCTTCGCGGGAGGAAACGTCGCGAACAACCGGCAGGTGGGGACGTACACGACGCGCGGACTCGGCACCCCGGTGGACATCATCGAGGAGACGGGCACGCCCTCGAAGCGCGTCCCCCGGTCCGCCGACGTCGTCACCACCGCCATGCGCATCCTGGGCATGGAGCCCCACGAGTTCTTCATCCCGGGTGGCTACGGCGAGGTGGTGGGGCTCCGGAAGGGGTGAGCGCCGGAGCCCGCGGCGCCTACAGCCGCACCAGCTCCACGTCGTCCATGTGAATGAAGTTGGCGCCATTGCCCGCGGTGACGCGGGAGTGGAAGCCCACTTCGAGAGCGCCGCCGGTGACGGAGATGACCGGCGACTCCACCTGGGTCCACGCACCATGGGTGCCCAGGTCCGTGAAGGCCGGCGCGCACTGGGCACACGTCTTGGCCTGGATGCGCGCCAGGTCGAAGGTGCCTCCCTTCCGTACCCACGCGCGGACCTTGTAGTTGCCAGACGCCAGCCCCGACACCACCTGGTACGTCCACACCTCGAAGGGCGCGCCGTTGCTCCAGTGCGTCAGGTGGTAGCTGCCCGAGTGCCCTCCGTTGTGCGTCTCGCTGAAGTCCGCCGCCTCGGTGCCGTTGGGGCTCCAGGTCGACCAGCCGCTCATGTCCGACTCGAAGCTGGGATTGGTCACCGCGCCACCGGGCGCACCGCCCGCCTGGTACCAGCGAACCCACTCCACCTCCATCGTCTTGCGCTGCCCCAACGGCAGGTCGATGGCGCTCGCCGGGGCATTGCCATACCAGTTTCCACCCAGCGCCAGGTTCAGCAGGATGTAGTGGTTCTGCTGGAAGGCCGCCGCGTTGTGGAAGAAGTCCGCGTTCGCCCGGACCTGGTTGTCCAGACGGAACACCATGCGGTCCGCGGCCCACTCCAGTTCGTAGATGTGGAAGGCATCCGCCAGGCTGTAGCCCCGGTTCGCCCCCGAGCCCCAGTGCATC is part of the Myxococcus landrumus genome and encodes:
- a CDS encoding glycoside hydrolase family 16 protein; translated protein: MARRAEGGWGAWWVVVGLSVAGCEAQAPVESPPPPLVEQAQEEQAYDPGPGWSLAWQDDFTGTGLNAANWNVLTSNYDPVTGNCNFGTEELEFPRAQNVTVSGGKLILTAERTQDAPNDSRCAGWGARSFYSGRLHTKGKVERRYGKLVASIKVPSGYGMWPAFWTLGANISSVGWPAAGEIDILEWHSNEPSWMKVATHWGEGAMHWGSGANRGYSLADAFHIYELEWAADRMVFRLDNQVRANADFFHNAAAFQQNHYILLNLALGGNWYGNAPASAIDLPLGQRKTMEVEWVRWYQAGGAPGGAVTNPSFESDMSGWSTWSPNGTEAADFSETHNGGHSGSYHLTHWSNGAPFEVWTYQVVSGLASGNYKVRAWVRKGGTFDLARIQAKTCAQCAPAFTDLGTHGAWTQVESPVISVTGGALEVGFHSRVTAGNGANFIHMDDVELVRL